GGTGAGATGCAGGTTCCTGCAGACAAATATTGGGCAGCGCAGACACAGCGTTCGGTACAGAACTTCCAGATCGGTATCGAGAAGATGCCTATCGAAGTGGTCTACGGATTCGCAAATCTGAAAAAAGCATGTGCCTTGGTCAATAATGAGCTTGGACGTCTGGAAGATGACAAGACAAAGGCGATCACACAGGCATGTGATGCGGTACTTGCAGGAGAGCTGGACGACAACTTCCCGTTGGTCGTATGGCAGACAGGTTCGGGTACACAGTCGAACATGAATATGAACGAGGTCGTTGCAAACAAGGCGACAGAGCTTTTGGGTGCTGACTTTACCAAAGAACATCTTGTCCACCCCAACGACGATGTGAACAAAGGACAGAGCTCGAACGATACCTATCCGACGGGTATGCGTATTGCAGAAGTCGTAGCAGTAACGGATAACCTTATTCCTGCACTAAAACAGCTCAAAAATACACTGGAAGAGAAGTCCAAAGCCTTTGCGGATATTGTCAAGATAGGACGTACACACCTTCAGGATGCTACACCGTTGACACTGGGACAGGAGCTGAGCGGTTATGTGGCGATGCTCGAGACGAACCTCAAGCAGATCGAAGATGCACTGGTCTACTGTAAAGAACTGGCTATCGGCGGTACAGCGGTAGGTACAGGATTGAATTCGCATCCTGAATTCTCTCAGAGAGTGGCTGCGCAGCTCAACAGTTTCATGTCCAAAGATTACGGATTCGTCTCCCAGCCCAACAAGTTCCATGCCCTGACAGGACATGATGCCGAAGTGGTACTCTCCGGTGCACTCAAAGCTCTGGCTGCCAACCTGATGAAGATCGCCAACGATGTACGCTGGCTGGCTTCCGGTCCGCGTTGTGGTCTTGGTGAGATCGAGATCCCTGCCAATGAGCCTGGTTCATCCATTATGCCGGGTAAAGT
The sequence above is drawn from the Sulfurovum riftiae genome and encodes:
- the fumC gene encoding class II fumarate hydratase, whose translation is MEYRIEKDTMGEMQVPADKYWAAQTQRSVQNFQIGIEKMPIEVVYGFANLKKACALVNNELGRLEDDKTKAITQACDAVLAGELDDNFPLVVWQTGSGTQSNMNMNEVVANKATELLGADFTKEHLVHPNDDVNKGQSSNDTYPTGMRIAEVVAVTDNLIPALKQLKNTLEEKSKAFADIVKIGRTHLQDATPLTLGQELSGYVAMLETNLKQIEDALVYCKELAIGGTAVGTGLNSHPEFSQRVAAQLNSFMSKDYGFVSQPNKFHALTGHDAEVVLSGALKALAANLMKIANDVRWLASGPRCGLGEIEIPANEPGSSIMPGKVNPTQAEAITMVAVQVMGNDAAVGFAASQGNFELNVFKPVIAYNILQSVKLLADSMRSFDVNCAVGIQPIKENIEKFLNDSLMLVTALNPYIGYENAAKIAKTAHANGTTLKEEAIALGFLTAEEFDKYVQPQEMIAPKA